The region CACACCTCTGGCGGGTCGATTGATACCAGCCTCAAGTCAGGTTCCAGCCAGTATCACGGCGGTGCAGCTTTCTTCGCGCAGATCCCGAACGTGAATGCGCCTCAGTTTTCACAGACCATCGCAGCACCGCCAGCCGCCAAGTTCAATCGTGAGAGCGTTGAACTGGATGGCCCCATCATTCGGAAGAAGCTCTTCTTCTTCGCCGGCTATGAGAAGCAGTACAACAAGCAGGCGGCGAGTACCACGACCCAGACGGTACCCACGGCTGCCGAGAAGAACGGCGACTTCTCTGCCCTTCTTGGAATCAGCAAGCCTATTACTTCGACCTATACCTGTCCTGCTACTGGCGAGAAACTAACGACAGCCCCCTATGATCCTTACCAGATCTGGAATCCTTATTCGACACACATCGATCCTCGTTGCCCGGCGCTGATGCTTCGTGATCCGGTTCCGGGAAACATCATCACCAGGGTGCGCCCGATCGATCCAGTGGCGAAGAATATCCTGGCCTATTATCCCGATCCCAATGCGACCGGCCAGGTAAACGGTCAGAACAACTTTGCTTCAGCCGCCGCGAACGTCGATCATTACTGGAACGTCGCTACGCGCATCGACTACAACCTGAGCGATCGCCAGAAGCTGTTCGGACACTACATCATCAGCGACCGCGTTCAGCCGGGTAAAAACCTCTTCTTCCCCGGTGCAAGTGGAAAAACGAACATTCTCCGCAACAAGGCAGGCGTGCTCGACTATACCAACACGCTGAACGATACGACCGTTCTGAATCTCCGCTACTCTCTGACGCGTTTCACTACGTCGTCTCAGATCGACGCGAAGACGACGGCTACGGACCTTGGTATCAACTCAAACGCAACCGCGGGAGCGCCTGATGCAGCCCTGGGCTTCCCCTATGTCTCACTGTCGGGTTTTGCTGAGCTGGGAAATGCCGATCCGAGCTTCGAGTACGACACCATCCACGATGCGCAGGCTAACCTGACCAAGGCGCTCAGCCACCACAACGTGAAGTTCGGCGTTGAGTGGCGACGCTACCAGGCCAACCAGGCTGACTTCACAAACGAAAAGCTCTTCATCAACAGCTCCGGAACGTATACAGCCGGCCCCTCCAGCGCGCTGTCGAACTCTCCTCTGGGGCAATCCGTGGCTTCTCTTGAGTTTGGCATCTCGGAAGGAACCAAGCAGGCGTTGAACGCCGCAACCTCTAACAACACCACGTATTGGTCCAGCTACATCCAGGATGACTGGAAGGTTCGTCCCAACCTGACCCTGAACGTCGGCCTGCGCTATGAGTATGGCAGCCCGATCCAGGAGCGCAACGGTAAGAGCATCTCTTATTTCGACATGACGACGCCCAATCCTATTGCGGAACAGGCGAAGGCGAACTATGCAGCGACCGCCACTCCCAGCGAGCAGGCCCTTGTGCCGGTCAACGGCTTCAATGTAAACGGCGGTGTCCGTTATGTTGAGAAGGGGAAGGACAACTGGGACGCGCAGAAGACCAACTTCTCTCCGCGCCTCGGATTTTCTTATAGTCCCACTCCGAAGATGGTGGTTCGCGGTGGCTTCGGACTCTTCTTCGAACATTATGCGGAGTATGTCCAGTACGGCAATCCCCTGGGCTTCAGCCAGACGACCAACACGGTGGCGTCGCCGGATAATGGCGTCACCTACTCGGCTACGCTGCAGAATCCATTTCCGGGAGGATTGGTCCAGCCTTCCGGATCTGCAAACGGATTGCTGCAGAACGTCGGTCAGAGCATCTCGCAGTTTTATATTCAGCACCCCAAGACGCCTTACAGCGAGCGCTTCTCCCTTGGCATCCAGTACGCTCTTCCCGGCGATATTATTGTCGAGGCGGATTACGTTGGAAACCTGGGCAGGCATCTGATTGTGACTCGCGACTGGAACGCGACTCCCAACAGATACCTGAGTACTTCCCCGACGCGCGACAATGAGACTAATGGACGGATGGTGGCAAACTACCCGAGCCCGTTTCAGGGAATTGCCGTGCCGGGATCTACCCTGAACACCAAAAATATTACGGGAAATCAGCTCGTCAAGCCGTTCCCGCAGTTTACCGGCCTGACAGGACGGGATACTGCAGGTCACAGCAGCTTCAACGCCCTGCAGGTCTCCGCACAGAAGCGTTTTTCACATGGCTACAACATGAGCGTCTCCTACCAGTGGTCTCGCACTCTGGATGCTCTTACCTTCCTGAACGGCGGGGATGCGAAACCGTGGTACGGAGTCTCCAGCACCGACTACCCGCAAACGCTCTCCGTAGCGGGAATCTATGAGCTGCCGTTTGGCCGCAATAAGCCCTTCTTCACAACGGCGCCTACATGGCTCGATGCGATCGTCGGCGGATTCCAGGTTCAGGGAACCTACCGTATTACCAGCGGTCAGCCGCTGACCTTCAGCAGCGCCGGCACGATCCTGAAGCCGGGCTATACCTATGCAGATATCGCAGGGCATTCCCGGCATGACTATCTGCAATGGTTCAACACCAATGCGTTCTATAACGCGCGAGCCAACGATGCCGGCGGCGACTATGGCGGCGATGCCGGTTACGCCAGCAAGGAGGCGCTGGTCTCTAACGTTCGCGTATTTCCGCTTCGCTTCAACAACGTCCGACAGGATTACCAGAATCTGCTGAATGTGGGCGCAATGAAGAAGTTCCGTGTATACCAGGACCGCGCCAGCATGAATCTGCGGGCTGAGGCGATCAATGCTCTCAATCATCAGGTCTACAGCAATCCGACAACAGATCCTTCCAGCGGAAGCTTCGGAAGAATCGGTGGTCCTGGCAACCAGGCTCGTATCCTTCAATTCGCAGTGGAAGCGCACTTCTAAGCGCGACTTCCGGACAGATGCAGTATGCTATGCTCCTCCGTCGAACGATCTGGCGGAGGAGTCTTTCTTTCGCCTAACCATGTTTCCGGCCGCCCTATCAACACGAAAGGAAGCCCACTCCGGATGATGGAAAAGACCATCGCTCATTTTGCCCGCCTGCAGCGCGGTGCCGTTCTCAAGCTCAGCTCAGCGATAGGCGTGGTCGGCGCCCTCCTGGCTCTTTCCTCCGCTGCTGCCTTCGGGCAGGACCTTCCCCTGACAGCAGGCCTGCGCGCCAGCCAGCTATCTCCGATAGACCCCGCGCGGGACGTGGCCTCGCCTCAACTGGAGGGAGCACATCATACTCCGCTCACAGAGGAATATATCTGGACGGCCAACGACTCGACTGCAGCGCAGGACAAGCTTATCTATAAATTTCCGGGGCTGATGGAGCAGACGGAACCGCACTACTTCCGGCACAGCTTCTCGCTCTCCATCGTGCCACCACAGCCGACGCTCTACATCGCGGGGCCGCGCAGCGTAAAAGTCTGGCTGAACGGGAGCCTTGCGGAATCTGTGGAAAGCGATACGTCCTCTCCTCTGGGGATGCATACGTTTGCGATTCCTATCGCGAAATTTCTAAAGGCGGGTAAGAACATCATTGCGATCGAAGCGATCCGCGGCCGCGGCGTCACTGGTTTTGCAAACAGTCCGCTGGTGCGGCAGCAGACCTTTGGCCAGGTGCTGGTCGCAAAGATTCTTCCCGCAGCTGAAGGCGTAGAGACAGAGCCACTGATGATCTCGTCGCGCGACTGGAAAAGCTCAATCTCTGCGCAGGCGGGTTGGCAGAACACGAGCTTTGACGATTCTTTATGGAAGCCGGTTCAAAGCATCGGAGCCATCGAGAGCGATATTGAGCTGTTTCAGTGGAATGCCGACGCCGGTCTCTATGATTGGCCCGGCTACGATGGAATCTCGAAGTTTCTCGCGCACATGCCGTTGCCAGCGACGCAGATTCTGGCAACCTATACCGGTCGCGGATCGTTCTCGCACCCCGAAAACCTTACATCAGGCAAAGACTCCAACAGCTTTACGGTTGCGCTTCCCTCTTCACCGTTGACCGATGCGGAGGCACCGAGCCTCTTCCTCGACTTCGGCCGCGAGCTCACTGGACGCGTCGAGATCGTCTCCGACAGTGATACTCCCGTCACGGTGTCCATACAGATGGGAGAGTCCGAGTCAGAAGCTCTGAAGAATCCTTATCTTGGCATCAACCAGTTGACCATTCCACCGCACGGAACCGGGCATGGTCCGAAGAGCGCCTTCCGTTACGCCAAGATTCGTTTTCTCGGTGGAGGTCCGAAGCTTTGTTTCAAAGCCATCCATGTTGACCATATCTACTATCCGGTCCAATACCTGGGATCTTTCGAGTCATCGGACAAGATGCTGAACAGGATCTGGGAGATTGGCGCCTACACGGCTCATCTCTGCATGCAGGACGGCGTCTGGGACGCTTCCAAGCGGGACCGTGGCCGCTGGATGGGAGATATGGATGTCAGCGGCAGAGTGATCGAAGATGTCTTCGGTGAGCGTTCGTTGATGGAAGATACCCTTGACCGCCTGATGGGGTCTGCCCCGGTCGATCAGCATGTCAATGGAATCCCGGGTTACAGCGCTTTCTGGTTTACAGGCGTGGCCGACTACTACCGGCATACGGGCTCGAAGAAATTCCTCGAACGCGAACATGGCAGGATGCTGCAACTGCTCCATTACGTCGATCAGGAGTTCGACGTTCGTGGAATCTACGCCAATAGAACAAAGGTCTGGCTCTATGTTGACTGGTCTCCTGACCTGAACGGCGATACTCCGGAGACACGAAGAGCAACCACGCTGGAGTACTACCGGGCTTATCGAGAGGCAGCTTGGCTGCTTCGTGAACTGGGTGATACCAGCAATGCTGATCAATACACCCAAAAAGCCGAGCACATCAAAGCCGCCGCCGACAAGTACCTGCTCGACTCCAGAACGGATACATTTGGTCCACGGTGGCAGACCAACGCCGCAGCAGTCGTAGGCGGCATGACCGATGCGGTCCAGTCGAAGGCCATCTGGAATCACGTGCTATCCAGCGTCGGACACATCAAATACAACGCCTACATCATCTCGCCCTATTACAACTACTATGTCATCCGGTCGATGGCGAAGGTCGGTCATCGGCAGGCTGCTCTCGACTGGATTCGCCAATACTGGGGAGGCATGGTTGAAGAAGGCGCCACCAGCATGTGGGAGGCCTACGATCCCAGCTGGTACAAGGAAGACTTCCACGCATCGCTGCAGGCAGACAATCGCTCCGGATATTTCGTCAGTCTGGCTCACGGCTGGTCTGCAGGCCCCACGGCATGGCTCATGGAAGAGGTTCTCGGGATTGAGCCGACAGGAGCTGGCTTCAACACGGTGGATATCCGTCCCGACCTGCTGGACATGCAGTGGGCAAAAGGCGCCGAGCCTACGCCACATGGCCTCCTGAAGGTCGAGGCGCGAAAAGAAGCCAATGGCACCACGGTCACGCTCGACATACCCCAGGGAGTCACAGCGCGTGTGCTGGTTCCATCTGGCTCCTCCAGCGCCAAACTGCTTGTGAATGGCATTGTCCGTTCTTCGACAGATACTGAGGATGGAATGCGAAAGGTGATCACCCTTGGAACAGCCGGGCATTATGATCTGGAGGCGGAATAATCGCCGATGCCTCACTGGCGCCGTTCAGCATAGCAGAGGTATTGCGGTTTGCTCTAAACTCCAGCTATGCCACGGCGCTCTACAACGCATCACCCAGAGTCCTCAAACTCGGTTCGACGCCGAGCCTACCTTCTTATTCAAAAGAAGATCGCATCCGGGGAGCTTAAAGCCGGTACGCTGATCTCTGAAGTTGCCCTGGCAAAGGAACTCGGGAGCAGTCGTACTCCAGTCCGGGAGGCCGCAGGCCAGCTTCTGGCCGAAGGACTGCTGGATCTGAGCCCGGGCGGCGGCATCATCGTTACACAGCTTACTCGTCAGGCCATTCGCGATCTCTATGAGCTTCGGGAAGCTCTTGAGGTCTTTGCCGTCGGCAGAGTGGCTCAAAGCGGGATACGCTCTGCCGACAAGGATCGCCTGAACCATCTTCTGGGTGAGACACAGACTCTTCTGAAGGAACTGAAATCATCCGGAGCCGCCGAGCTCGATGCCGAGCAGATGAAACGATTCGCCCTCTCAGATCTTTCGTTTCACACTCTTCTGATCCGGCTTGCGGCGAACGCCCGCATCCTTAAAGTCGTCAACGAAACCCGGCTGATGATTCGCATCTTCGGGATTCAGCGCAGCGGTCACAAACGCGAAGAGCTGGAGCGTATCTACCGGCACCATAAAGCAATTCTTGAAGCCGTGATCCGTCAGGAGGTTGAGGACTCACGCAAGTTGCTGGCAGAGCACATTCAGGCAAGCGCAAAGGAGCGGCTTGACGAGTTTGATCTTTGGGAACGCGAGAATCAGCTTGCCGGTCTGGACGTAATCGATCCCCTGCAGATGTAAGTTCACGGCTCTTCAAGGCATGCAATAATGACTGTCTTGTTTTGTCGACAAATAAAAGACTTTTGTAGAATGTATGGGATCGGATCTTTACCCTTATGGAAAAACTTATTCGTGGCGCCCATGCTGCTGTCCTGACACTTCGAAAACCTGATCATTCCATTGACGACGATGCTCTTCGTTCCCTCCTTCGTTTCCACATGAAAGCAGGAATCAAGGGATTTGCGATCGGCGGAGCTACGGGTGAATTCTGCTCTCTAACCGAGGATGAGTTGCAACATACCCTCGAAGTCGTTGGAAAGACTGTTGAGCAGAGGGCCGCCTTCGTCGTTGGTATCGGCGCCGCAGATCTCAATGGAGTTCTTCGCCGCGGAGAGATTGCCCGCAGAGCCGGAGCAAAGGCTGCCCTGCTTTCGATGCCCTATTTCTTCCCTTACGCCCAGGACGATCTTCGCGCCTTCGTGTGCGCCGTCGCATCCACACTCGATCTGCCGATCCTGCTCTACAACCTTCCGCAATTTACCAGTGGGATCAATCCAGAACTTACCCTTGAGTTGATTCAGCAATGGCCCTCGGTGGTAGGCATCAAGGACAGCAGCGGATCTCTGGAGACTCTCCGGCTGCTCACCCGGGAGGCCCCGAACGCCTGTCGCATCGTTGGCAACGATAGCGCACTTGCCCCGGCGCTTCAGGAAGGTATCGCGGATGCAGTGATCTCCGGCGTGGCATGCGCCTTTCCGGAGCTGATCGCACACTTCTTCGCGGAAGGAGCTACCGCGTCGCCAGCATGGAGCAAGAGCGTCTCTGCACTTGAGGATGTGATTGCACAACTGAACCAGGTGCCCACCCCATGGGGGCTCAAGATCTTTGCAGAGGCGAGAGGGCTGGCCAAAGCATCGTTTTCTCTTCCCCTTTCGCAGCGGCGGGAGCAGCTGCGCGTTGCGATGGCAGAATGGTATCTGCTGAATCGAGATCAGCTGTTGATCAATAACTCTGAAACAGATTAGCCGGAGAAGAAGGAGAGCCAAATGCAAAGAGAGATGTTTCTGGTTACGAGTGGGGATCTACGGCTCGGCGCAAATCAGACATGCTGGCCTGCGCAGCGCGACCTGGAGAAAACACTCACGCATGTCTTCTCAGAGATGGGAATCACTTTGCGTCGAGCCTTCCCGGTCGATGAGCGGCAGGGGCATGGCTTTATTTCAAGTCAGCGCATGGGTATGGACGTCTTTGCCAATATACCGGCGGATGCTCCTCTGGTCTTTGCCACAGCCGCCTGGCAGTATACGCATCACGTTCTGCCGGGAATGCGCTTTCATCGCGGTCCAATTCTCACTGTCGCCAACTGGTCCGGACAATGGCCAGGGCTGGTCGGCCTGTTGAATTTGAACGGATCGCTGATCAAGGCGGGAGTTCCCTTCTCTACGCTCTGGAGCCAGTCCTTTGACGATGTCTTCTTCCTGAAAGGACTGAAGCAGTGGGTGGATACTGGCACGATCAGGCATAATCTCTCGCACGTGCGCGATCTTGATTTGGCTTCTCTGCCTGCGGATGCGCAGGGCCTCGGCAGGCAGCTCGCGGAATCTCTCAAAGCACGCAAGGCGATTCTCGGCGTATTCGACGAAGGCTGTATGGGGATGTATAACGCCATCATCGATGACGAAATTCTCAACCCACTCGGAATCTTCAAGGAGCGGCTCAGCCAGTCCGCGCTGGTAGCGCGGATGAGGACCGTTTCCGATCAGGAGGCGAGCACTATTCGCCAGTGGCTCGATACACGAGGCATGCGGTTTGCAACCGGAACAGATGAGGCGACCGAACTTACCGATTCGCAGATTCTCACACAGTGCAAGATGTACATCGCTGCCACCCGCATTGCTGCAGATTTTGCGTGTGACGCCATCGGAATCCAGTATCAGCAGGGGCTCAAAGATATGGTGCCTGCTTCCGATCTGGTCGAAGGTCTCCTCAATAATCCGGATCGTCCCCCTGTCTTTTCGGAACAAGGGGCAGAGCTCTATGCAGCATCTGCGCTTCCCCACTTCAATGAAGTTGACGAAGGGGCCGCTGTCGATGCGCTGGTCACGAACCGCTGCTGGACGGCTCTGGGCCTGGATCCCTCAACAACGCTTCACGATGTAAGGTGGGGCGAAACTCTCAACATTCAGGGCGAAGAGAAGTTCGTCTGGGTTCTCCAGATCTCCGGCGCTGCTCCCGCCAGCCATTTTCGCGGAGGATATGCAGGCGCGGTCAGCGAGCGTCAACCCGCAATGTACTTCCCGCTCGGTGGTGGTTCGCTCAAGGGCATCGGCAAACCAGGCGAAATCGTATGGAGCCGTGTCTTTGTTGAAGGCGGAGAACTTCACGCCGATCTTGGCCGCGGCACGGTTGTGGAACTTTCAGACGCCGAGAATGAACGCCGCTGGCGTGAGACTACCTACCAGTGGCCGCTTGTCAATGCAGTCTTCCATGGCGTTGGGCGCGATGCATTTATGGCGCGTCATCGCGCGAATCACGTCAGCATCGCCTATGCAGAAGACTCCAGCAAGGCGCTCGCGGTGAAGGCATCCATGCTTGCGGCTCTGGGCGTGAAGGTCCATCTCTGTGGTGAAACCGGAGACACCAGGAGTTGATCGCCTTCCTCTGCTGGCGCACGGAATACTGTGCGCCAGCAGAGGAAAGCGGGGCCTGGATAGATCCGTATAAACGGCGAAACCGAATTATCCCTGTTGCATTTCAAGCTCCACTCACAGAAACTTCCATGAATGACAGCAGATAAGAGTCTGTTGCCGTCGTGTTACTGTCACTCCATGGCGACGGCGACGATTCCGTTGGCCGGCAAGCGCGGCGCTGAAGATGGAATGGAGCAATGAATACAAGAAGACGCGGGACCATAGCAGTTCTCCTCGGCGCAGGAATTCTCGTCAACTACTTCGATCGGGTTAACCTCTCCATTGCGCACGACGCTCTCCAGTCCGCGTTTGGCATCTCCGACATCACCTTCGGTTATTTGCTGGGGGCCTATAGCTGGACCTATGCGCTCATGCAGCTTCCAAGCGGCTCACTTCTGGATCGCTTCGGGGTCAGGCGAGTCATGCTCGCTTCCATTGTTCTCTGGGCGGTCGCCTCGGGCATGGCCGCGCTAGCTTCTACAATTTTGATTCTCTTTCTCGCGCGTTTTCTGCTCGGAATCGGAGAGGCTCCGACCTTTCCTGCATGCGCCAAAGCTATCGGCTTATGGTTCCCACCGGGTGAGCGCGGAGTACCGACCGCGATGTTTGATGCCGCTGCTAAACTTGCCATCGGCATAGGCACACCGATCCTTGGACTTATTCTGCTGCACTTCGGCATGCGGGCAAATTTTGCCGCGACTGCAATTCTGAGCGGCCTCTACGCAATTCTGTTTGCCTCTCTGTACTGCGATCCAAAGTCACCCAAAAGTGCTGTCGCCCGAGAGCGTTCCAACGAAGGTCCATCATCACTGGGAATCTCCACCCTTCTGAAGGAGCGAAAGGTTCTCGCCGCAGCCATTGGCTCAGGGGCCTACAACTACTCCTTCTATCTTCTGCTTACCTGGTTGCCGTTTTACCTCCAGAAGGGCCTCAAGATGACCGGCCAGCAGTCCGTCCTATGGTCCGCCGTTCCGTGGACCGCCGCCGCAGTCGTAGGATTTGCCGTTGGAGGAGTGCTGACCGATATCATGGTGCGGCGTGGCTACGATGCCAGCGTCGTCCGTAAGACAATCCTGATTGCAGGCACGAGCATGGGACTCTTTGTTCTCGCTCCTGCATTCCTGCATCAATCAGGCGTCGTTCTTGTCTGCCTCAGCCTGTCTCTCAGCGGGCTTGCCGCAGCATCCCCCGTCTTATGGACGTTGCCTTCCCTTCTTGTTCCTTCAGGAAGCACTGGAAGAGTGGGCGCTATCATGAACCAATCGAATCAGATCGCTGCGATCATCGCTCCCATTGCAACGGGCTATCTCACCACCTGGACACATTCTTTTGTAGCCGCATTCCTTGTCGCAGGGGTCATTCTGTTGATTGGCGTCGCAAGCTATGTGTTCCTGCTCGGTCGTATCGAGATCGTTCCTTCCGCGCGAATCAAGGACGGTCTGGTGGCATAACTGGATTTGAAGCAGCAGGAAGGGCGCGCGTCGCCCCGGTCGAGATACCACCATCAACCAGCAGCGTCTGTCCCGTTACGTAGCGACTCTCCTCCGATGCCAGGAAGACGACAGGACCATCGAGGTCATCGGGGCTACCTGGGCGATTCATCGGGATACGATCGCAGAGATACTCCACCCATTCCTTGTTCTCGTACATCACCTGATTCTGTGCCGTCTTGAACCATCCCGGAGCGAGACAATTCACCGTAATGCCATACCGCCCCCAATCGTCCGCTAGGCTCATCGTCAGCTGCCGTATGCCTCCGCGGCTCGCGCCATAAGGGCCAAGCCCGGCATAACCCGCCACCGACGTCACCGAGCCGATATTGACGATTCTCCCGTAGCCTCGCTCGATCATTCTTTTCGCCACCTCCTGCGCAACGAAGAAGGAGCCGCGAAGATTCGTATCCAGAATCTGGTTCCAGTCGTCCCAGGTAACTTCGATTGCGGGTTTGCGGATATTCATCCCTGCATTGTTTACCAGGATGTCGATCTTCCCAAAGAGAGAAGCCGCTTCTGCCACTGCTGAACGAATGGATTGTTCATCACGAACGTCAAGAGCTACCGAAGCGCACTCGCAGCCCATCTCCCGCAGCTCCCTTTCGAAGGCTTCCAGCGCCTCCCGTCTGCGACTGGTCAGAACCAGTTTGGCTCCTGCACGGGCAAGAGCGCGGGCGAAGTACTGTCCCAGACCACGGCTTGTTCCTGTCACCAGCGCCACGCGGCCACTGAGGTCAAAATACGGCCGCGACGAAGGCGACGATGAATCTGACTGCATGCAATCTCCTGTCTAGTTGGAATCAGGCGTAACGATGACCTTGATGAGATTCGGTTCTTTTCCGTAGAGACGGTCGAAGGCCTCCGCGCTACGCTCCAGAGGCACGATCCCTGAGATCAAGGGAGATACATCGATCTGCCGCGAAGCCAGCAACTCAATTGCCCGTGGGTATTCGCCCGCCGAAGCCGCCGATCCCTGCAGACGAATCTGTCGCGTTACAACTGCCTGCAGAGGAAGCTCCACCTGAGCCTCGATATTGCCGACCAGGGTCACCGTTCCGCCCTTGCGGACAGAAGCGATGGCAGTCTTCACTGTGCTTCCGAAACCGACGGCCTCAAAGACATGATCGACTCCTTCGGGATATCTCTCCAGGATCGCTCCTGCCGGGCTTGCATCTGCGCCTTCTTTCGCAAGGGCAATGGCCGTATGTGCCCCCAGGCCTTTTGCGGCTTCTACACGGCTTTTGTCCGGATCAGCCACAAAAATGTGAGAACTTCCGGCGACACGAAGCGCCTGCACAATCAGGGTGCCGATCATGCCTGCTCCCAGCACAAGCGCCGTCTGGCCCTTTTTGAATCCCGATACAGCGACTGCGTGAAGAGCAATGGAGACCGCCTCAATCATCGCTGCCTCAGGAAATGGCAGTTCTGCGGGAAGGCGATAGAGCACGCGGGTGGGCACGGCCAGATACTCGGCAAAGGCTCCATGGCGCCGGTAATCCCCACAGGAGACGCCAAAGACCTGGCGCGCGTTGCACAGGTTTACTTCACCGCGCCTGCAATACTCGCAGCTTCCACAGTAGAGAGTCGAATCGAAGGTGACGCGATCCCCTACCTGCCATTCCGTTACGCCGGAGCCAACTTTCGCGATGACTCCCGCGGCCTCGTGTCCCATAATGATTGGCGGTATTCGGCGGCCGGATGACCCATCGAATCCGTGAACATCGCTTCCACAGATTCCGCAGGCTTCTACCTTCAGCAGAACCTCATCGGTTGCCGGTTCAGGAGTGGGAAAATCGACCACCTCAAGCCGGCGATATTCAGATAACAGGAGAGCTTTCATGGCTATCACTCTACACGAGGACAACGCTCCAGAGATAAGCGCCCTTCATCTCTGGAGCATTGCACTTGTCAGATTGCCTCAACGATTCTCCGCGTGGGACGTCTGTTTTCCCTTCCCCCAGTAGATAAACGTTCCGAAGCGGGTAGAGGTCACGATATCGACAGCTCCATCATGATTCAGGTCGGTTGCGAGGATGTCCGACCCTGCTCCGACGTGGTTGTCCATCAGCTCTGGCACGAACTTTGCCCCACCCTCCGCTTTCGGGTCGCGCACCGTTTTGTAC is a window of Edaphobacter sp. 12200R-103 DNA encoding:
- a CDS encoding zinc-binding dehydrogenase, with product MKALLLSEYRRLEVVDFPTPEPATDEVLLKVEACGICGSDVHGFDGSSGRRIPPIIMGHEAAGVIAKVGSGVTEWQVGDRVTFDSTLYCGSCEYCRRGEVNLCNARQVFGVSCGDYRRHGAFAEYLAVPTRVLYRLPAELPFPEAAMIEAVSIALHAVAVSGFKKGQTALVLGAGMIGTLIVQALRVAGSSHIFVADPDKSRVEAAKGLGAHTAIALAKEGADASPAGAILERYPEGVDHVFEAVGFGSTVKTAIASVRKGGTVTLVGNIEAQVELPLQAVVTRQIRLQGSAASAGEYPRAIELLASRQIDVSPLISGIVPLERSAEAFDRLYGKEPNLIKVIVTPDSN
- a CDS encoding MFS transporter, which encodes MNTRRRGTIAVLLGAGILVNYFDRVNLSIAHDALQSAFGISDITFGYLLGAYSWTYALMQLPSGSLLDRFGVRRVMLASIVLWAVASGMAALASTILILFLARFLLGIGEAPTFPACAKAIGLWFPPGERGVPTAMFDAAAKLAIGIGTPILGLILLHFGMRANFAATAILSGLYAILFASLYCDPKSPKSAVARERSNEGPSSLGISTLLKERKVLAAAIGSGAYNYSFYLLLTWLPFYLQKGLKMTGQQSVLWSAVPWTAAAVVGFAVGGVLTDIMVRRGYDASVVRKTILIAGTSMGLFVLAPAFLHQSGVVLVCLSLSLSGLAAASPVLWTLPSLLVPSGSTGRVGAIMNQSNQIAAIIAPIATGYLTTWTHSFVAAFLVAGVILLIGVASYVFLLGRIEIVPSARIKDGLVA
- a CDS encoding SDR family NAD(P)-dependent oxidoreductase, whose protein sequence is MQSDSSSPSSRPYFDLSGRVALVTGTSRGLGQYFARALARAGAKLVLTSRRREALEAFERELREMGCECASVALDVRDEQSIRSAVAEAASLFGKIDILVNNAGMNIRKPAIEVTWDDWNQILDTNLRGSFFVAQEVAKRMIERGYGRIVNIGSVTSVAGYAGLGPYGASRGGIRQLTMSLADDWGRYGITVNCLAPGWFKTAQNQVMYENKEWVEYLCDRIPMNRPGSPDDLDGPVVFLASEESRYVTGQTLLVDGGISTGATRALPAASNPVMPPDRP
- a CDS encoding fucose isomerase, whose protein sequence is MQREMFLVTSGDLRLGANQTCWPAQRDLEKTLTHVFSEMGITLRRAFPVDERQGHGFISSQRMGMDVFANIPADAPLVFATAAWQYTHHVLPGMRFHRGPILTVANWSGQWPGLVGLLNLNGSLIKAGVPFSTLWSQSFDDVFFLKGLKQWVDTGTIRHNLSHVRDLDLASLPADAQGLGRQLAESLKARKAILGVFDEGCMGMYNAIIDDEILNPLGIFKERLSQSALVARMRTVSDQEASTIRQWLDTRGMRFATGTDEATELTDSQILTQCKMYIAATRIAADFACDAIGIQYQQGLKDMVPASDLVEGLLNNPDRPPVFSEQGAELYAASALPHFNEVDEGAAVDALVTNRCWTALGLDPSTTLHDVRWGETLNIQGEEKFVWVLQISGAAPASHFRGGYAGAVSERQPAMYFPLGGGSLKGIGKPGEIVWSRVFVEGGELHADLGRGTVVELSDAENERRWRETTYQWPLVNAVFHGVGRDAFMARHRANHVSIAYAEDSSKALAVKASMLAALGVKVHLCGETGDTRS